tatatatgtgtatgtgtatatattatatgtgtgtgtgtatatatgtgtattatatatgtgtgtgtatatatgtgtgtgtgtacatatgtgtgtgtgtatatacatatatatatatattttttgagatggagtcccccaggctggaatgcagtggcgcaatctcagctcgctgcaagctccgcctcctgcgttcacaccattctcctgcctcagcctccgagtagctgggactacaggcgcccgccaccatgcccggctaatttttttgtatttttagtagagatggggtttcaccatgttagccaggatggtctcgatctcctgacctcgtgatccacacatctcagcctcctaaaaaaTTGTGGTAATATTAAACCTACCCCAAACAGCTGTAGTGAGGATTGAATGGTTTATGGTCAATCCTCACTACAGCTCTGGTTTATGGTCAGCTCTATGGAAACATGTGCAATTATTATTGTTAATGTCTTAAACTGGAAACAAATTAAGCCTACTAGGgaatttaatagagaaaaatagacatgtatgtaaagtattttttaaaaggaacctttaagaaaaaaaacaaaactcacttATAGGAAAATGATATGGCTGGGGCACTTATAAATCTCAGGAGTATTTGCATGAATTCAGAGGCCCAGCAAGGTTTCCCTGCCTTCTGGAACTATCTGGTCAATGTCAGGTGACTTACTGTTTCAGAAAACATGTCTTTTTGTAcctttagattttaaaagtttgaatagGTAATACATTATAATAGTTCAAAACTCAAACAATAGAACATGATACACATTAAGCAGTCTGACCCCCTCTGCTATTCCCCTGACCCTCCTATAGTAATcactttatatttgtttatttagagacagagtctcactctgtcacctaggctggagtgcagtgggtacagtcatggctcaatgcagcttcgacttcccaggttcaagcaattctcccacctcagcctccgagtagctgggatcacaggtgcacactgccatgcccagctaatttttttttttttttcttgtagagacagggttttgccatgttgccaaggctgatctcaaacttctgagctcaagtgatcctcctgccttggcctcccaaagtgctgggattataggggtgagccacgatgcctggtcCAGTAATCACTTTAACTAGTTTCTTATGTATCCATCCAGTATTTTTCtataaaagcaaatacaaatactatatattcttattttagacCCCCTTTCTTAGACAAAAGATATACTTTTTCACATAACAATTTATCTTGGATATCTTTCTGTATTAGTACACAAGGAATTTCTTCATCCCTTTTTAAGGtgacatattatttcattatgtggATGTCCTAtgctttgtttataaatttgcttgtactttttgtaaatattaacAAATCGTCCTCCAAGTAGGGATGTGTTATTTTGGAGTCCTACCAGCAGTATATTTTCCTTCCAGGAAAATAGGTGTATTCACTGCAGTTTACAGACGATCAACTGTTCAAAATTAAGACACACTGTCAGGTGTTCCTGGGAGGTAGAAATGGGAAACAGCTCTAAATGCATGTTGGGGGTTTGTCAAGACTGTCCTCCCAGTAATTGGCAGAATCAGCCATCGGTTCAGGGTGATGTCCAGGTAAATGGGTGATATATTGAAGGCAATTATGTTGGATTGGTCCTAGGAGCATCCAGGTTTTAACACCAATACTAAGACCCAGTAAAGTTGGAGTTTTTCTGGACTATGGGTTGGGTGAGGTTTCCTTCTGTAATTTGAATGATAGATTTCATCTCTTTAATTGGTAATGTCTCTTTTATAGAAGCCCTTTGGCCTAATTTCTATACTGGAACCAATTCTGATCCTCTTAAAATCTCTTCAGTAACAGATTAGGAAAGATGAAGTGCCCAGGAAACCactatgtttcattttctttcggTTTGTAAGTGTAACTTACCTAGGAAATTTAATCTCAGGATTTGTgggttatttaaaatttttatcccCTGAAACATGTTTCTTTTCCCTCTCATTTTCAGCAACTATAAGAATATCATAGCAATGTCAATTTCATAGAGGCTGTGGATATCAATTGTCAAGTGCTTTAGAAAttctaagataaaatatttgagagtTATAGTCCATAACATGgccagtaattttttttacttctttttttttttttttttttgtcatgctAGATTTCAAAGACAAAATCATATGGAAGCTCAGGAAACTCATGGGAAATAAATATCATACCACATGGCTTACTTACTTCATATTTGGACCCTGACTTTCTTATCCAGCCTGTTGTTTTTCCTGTTGTTCCTCATCAGGGCTACTCTTTTCTTGTTGATTACACAAAGCATTCATCATTTCATTGACAACAAGCTACAGTagatttaaatgcaaaaaagGAGCTAGAGGCTTTCTATCACACCTCACTTAAGGGCTCAGTTTCCCTAAAATGTTGGCCCCCAACATACACCTTGACATACCTCAGTTTGCCATATATCCCATTTTTCCAAACCTTCATTCCTCCAAGGACCTCGATGCCCCTAGTTCCACCAGACACTCATTGCTCTAATATTCTAATATTCTAGTTACTTGtgtgcccattttttttttttattgctcttCCTCTGGAACAACAGGTCATCCTGGTGCGTACCTCATAcacaatgtacttttttttttttttttttttgtccagccCATTTGCTCTGGTGTAGCCATCAGACCCTTCCTCACCCCATCTCCTGTCCTGGAAGCACCTGCCCAACTTGGCCCAGTTATTCAGTTTTGATTGAATCCCACAGGTGCTTTACAAGGCCAAGTACGGTCCAATGTGGATGTCCTACTTAGGGCCTCAGATGCACGTGAACCTGGCCAGTGCCCCGCTCTTGGAGCAAGTGATGCGGCAAGAGGGCAAGTACCCAGTACGGAACGACATGGAGCTATGGAAGGAGCACCGGGACCTGCACGACCTGACCTATGGGCCGTTCACCACGTGAGCTGGGGACTGAAGGGACTGGAACGGGGCTATAGAGGGTCAGGGTGAAAGACAGTGGGCACAGGGCAGGCAGGTGGATAACCAGCAGAATAGGACCCCCCTGCATCCTCTGAACCTGATAGTCTAGAGAGCAGTTGTTGGGAGGTGCTGAAGCCCAGGGACCATTCATTGACTCTCCACTaataaatattaggttggtgcaaaagtcattgctgTTTTCACAGTTAAAAATTATGGCAAAaaccacacctgtaatcccagcactttgggaggttgaggcaggcagatcacttgaggtcaggagttcaagatcagcttggccaacatggcgaaaccctgtctactaaaaatgcaaaaattagccgggtgtggtggtgggcatctgggaggctgaggcagaaggatcatttgaacccaggaggtggaggttgcagtgagccgatatcatgccactgcactccagcctgggcaacagagtgagacaccatctcaaaaaaaaaaaaatctttttaacttGACATCTGCCACTGAGGGCAAGATTTAGGTTGCAGGTTTTCATTGGGCCAGGCCACCTATGACATGACAGCTCAGATTTAGAATCGGAGCTAAACATTATGTAGAGCCCTTtgtaatctatttacatttttttttttactctaaagCCAGTTTCCTGAACAGATGATATCATATGCATGCATTTAAAAGCTCTTTTGTGAATCTTTGAGTCAGATGATTGGGGAAAAAAAGCTATTCTGCTAACTCATGATAAGTTTGGGGatctaaaatttttgttttaacatgtatatttgtaaaatatcattttatgaaCCATTGTTTCCCCCAGGTGATATTTTAACAACCACATTTAAGTTCTGTGTATCTGATTCCTACTGTTGAGAGTTTTACTTTTGGAACAACTTGAAGTCCCAACAAATGGGTCTATTCtggttttcacttctttttcagCAACACTTTTAGTTTATCTTTTTGCAATTTTCCCCTAACATAATAAAGGCAGCTCCTGGGGTGGGGTGTTGAAagtcattaaagaaataatatttttttaaaataaaaaatatgtattaaaaaaataaacttgactgggggtggtgactcacgcctgtaatcccagcactttgggaggccaaggcgggcagatcacgaggtcaggagatcgagaccatcctggctaacacagtgaaaccctgtctttactaaaaaaaaatatataaaaatttagccgggtgtggtggcacgcacctgtagtcccagctactcaggaggctgaggcaggagaatcacttgaacccaggaggtggaggttgcagtgagctgagtggatgacagagcaagactctgtctcaaaaaacaaaacaaaataaagcaaacaaaaaacaactttattggttttaaaaatccaaaagtaATACTTGCCGTGGacatttcaataataaaatatgaagtcTCTTGCCCTTCCATTCCTATCGATCCTCCTTAGCCACCAGTGCTGACAGTTTGCTGTGTATTCTCCCCTCTTTATTCAGGAGCATGCAAATATACATGTGGATAGGTAGGATTTTTGTCTCCTCTTAAAATTGGACCATATTGTACTTGTTGCTCTACAGCTAGCCTTTAAGAAAATGGACTCATACCCAGCTTGCTTAGGAAAGGAAATAGGTTTGAGGAACAGCTGGGAGTGGGGGCAGTCTCTGGACATTAAGCTTGCTTTTGGGAAGTATGTTTCCACCCACGTGAGCACCCTTACCTAACCAGGGAGGGGTCCTGACCATCTACCGCATGACTGAGGCAAGAGCCTAGAGCTTTAGCCTCGTGGGCCTCCCTGTCCCTCTGACCCACTGAGCCAAGCACAGCATGAAGGCTCAGAGCCTGAGGAGTTCAGGAACCCTGAGGAGTCCAGGAACCTCCTTtattcctcagcctcctcagctcCCCCTTATTTGACATGTGGAATATTCCAGAACTGTATAATTCCAAGATAATCAGTCAATAATCACTAAGCattcaccatgtgccaggcactgagctaagcACTCGAATGATGTGAATAAGCCTCCTCAGATAGgcactctattttatttatttatttatttatttatttatttattttttgagatggagtttcgctcttgttgcccaggctggagtgcaatgatgcgatctcggctcactgcagcctccgcctcccaggttcaagcgattctcctgcctcggcctccctagtagctgggattacagacgcccaccaccacacccggctaattttgtacttttagtaaaggcagggtttctccatgttggtcaggctggtctcgaactcccgacctcaggtgatctgcccacctcagcctcccaaagtgctgggattacaggcatgagcgaccgcaCCCGGGTTAGGCactcttattatccccattttatagaaaggaaaatgaggcacacaGGAGTTATCTACCTAGGGTCCCTGTGCCAGGAATGGTCAGACCTGGGATTTGGCCCTGGACAGTCTGGTTCTAGATGCCCACCATACCCACTCCACTCTGCTGTAGCGAGATTCTGGTTTGGGGATTCTAAGATTCTGTCATTTGAGATTTTGGTGATTCTATAATTCTAAATTCTAGGAGTATGGGATTTCCTTTGACTCTGGGTGGCAGGGGGTGGACTTTAGGGTGAGAAGATCTCCCTTAATTGAACCCCTATAGAGGCTTATGTTTGTACTGTTCCTCTGCGTCCCTGCAGGGAAGGACACCACTGGTACCAGCTGCGCCAGGCTCTGAACCAGCGGTTGCTGAAGCCAGCAGAGGCAGCGCTCTATACGGATGCTTTCAATGAGGTGATTGATGATTTTATGATTCGACTGGACCAGCTGCGGGCAGAGAGTGCTTCGGGGAACCAGGTGTCGGACACGGCTCAACTCTTCTACTACTTTGCCTTGGAAGGTACCCTTGCTGGGAGAGGCGCTAGGGAAGGGAATGGGTCAGGGGGAGGTTGTGCTCCCGCTCCTCAAGGGCTGCTGGATTCCATATGTCCTGGTTCTGCCTCCTGTGATGGCCTCCGTGCACTACTCAGCTATTTGCTACATCCTGTTCGAGAAACGCATTGGCTGCCTGCAGCGATCCATCCCCGAGGACACCGTGACCTTTGTCAGATCCATCGGGTTAATGTTCCAGAACTCACTCTATGCCACCTTCCTCCCCAAGTGGACCCGCCCCGTGCTGCCTTTCTGGAAGCGATACCTGGATGGTTGGAATGCCATCTTTTCCTTCGGTGAGGACTCCCGGATGGGGCCCAGGGAAGAGAGATGGGGGTGACTCCAGGTCTGTGTGTCAGCGGTCTCTCCCAGGCCTTTTCCCTCATGCTACCAGTTGTTGGAGTGGCTCTTGGTCCTTGGAGATCATGACTTTTGGCTttgtcctctcctcttctctgttGCTGTCACAGGGAAGAAGCTGATTGATGAGAAACTCAAGGATATGGAGGCCCAACTGCAGGCAGAGGGGCCAGATGGTGTCCAGGTGTCTGGCTACCTGCACTTCTTGCTGGCCAGTGGACAGCTCAGTCCTCGGGAGGCCATGGGCAGCCTGCCTGAACTGCTCATGGCTGGAGTGGACACGGTGAGTGAAGGGGGAGAGTGAGACCAGGGGCCCCTGGCTCCCATCCTGAACCATTTCCCCATTATCCTTCACCTGATCCCGGCCTTCATCCCTCCAAGGACCTGCTTCTTTTTCTGTACCATGGATACAGCACTAGAAGGAAAATAGAGGGCTCGTTCAGCttagctgaggtgggtggacagGGGATGGTCCTTTTTTAAGATGGATTCCATCACCTGGGGTCTTCTCACTCTGACAGCTGGGAAGTTCATCTCACATCTATCCAACTGTCTTGCTGCGATTTGAATGGAGAATTGGAAGAGCTCATTCAtaaacactttctttctttttcttttttttgggacagagtctcactctgttgcccaggcttgagtgcagtggcttgatctcagctgactgcaacctctgcctcctgggctcaagcaattctcctgcctcagcctcccaagtagctgggattacaggcgtgcacgaTCATGaccagctcatttttttcttttttttttaaattttagtagagacaggatttcacctggtcaggctggtctcgaactcctgaccttaagtgatctgctcgccttggcttctcaaagtgctaggattacaggcataaaccaccatgtccggccagtACCTTCTTTCTTTATAGTTCATATTTCCAATGCTTTTGTCCTGTttggtttctctgtgttgccatCCCCTCCTCCAGTGAAGGTGCGATTCTCTATCATATTGGCCCTCATCCCACTGTGAATTCGTGTTTAGCATGGAGGCTGCCATGAACCTTCATGTTTTTTCCTGCTAGGCTTGTGGCAAATTCATTTCTCCCATATTTTGCACACACCCACTCATACACCCTCCCATTACTGGCCTCTTTCCTAGAAATCGCCCTCACCTCATCTCCCACTCTATCTCCTAGACATCCAACACGCTGACATGGGCCCTGTACCACCTCTCAAAGGACCCTGAGATCCAGGAGGCCTTGCACGAGGAAGTGGTGGGTGTGGTGCCAGCCGGGCAGGTGCCCCAGCACAAAGACTTTGCCCACTTGCCGCTGCTCAAAGCTGTGCTTAAGGAGACTCTGCGGTAGGACAGGATGCTGTTCTGGGGGGCACAGGATCTATGTGTGGGGAGGGAATCAGAGGAGGAAATCGGAAGTGAAGACAGGTGGGCTGGGGCTAGTGACAAGGATGAGATGGGAGAGGTAGGGGAGAAGGAGTGGGGCACTTTTTACCCCCATGAATCCAGAGCAGACCCTAGATATTCTTTTCCCTGCAGCCTCTACCCTGTGGTCCCCACAAATTCCCGGATCATAGAAAAGGAAATTGAAGTTGATGGCTTCCTCTTCCCCAAGAATGTGAGTGGGGCTAGACAGCCTGATTGCCCAGGAGTGCCCCATGCCCCCGAAGAGATGCATTCATGCTGCCCAATCTTCCTTCATAGACCCAGTTTGTGTTCTGCCACTACGTGGTGTCCCGGGACCCCACCACCTTCTCTGAACCTGAGAGCTTCCAGCCCCACCGCTGGCTGAGGAGCAGCCAGCCTGCTACCCCCAGGATCCAGCACCCATTTGGCTCTGTGCCCTTTGGCTATGGGGTCCGGGCCTGCCTGGGCCGCAGGATTGCAGAGCTGGAGATGCAGCTACTCCTGGCAAGGGTGAGCTGGGAGAGACTAGAAGGGTGTGTGGGCAGGGAGGGGTAGAGGAGTcctgggaggagaggaagggaggcacAGGGTAGGAGTGTGCAGAGCGGGGAGTGGATGGCAAACACATAGTCCACTCAACCACATGTGCTCTTTGCCCCCCAGCTGATCCAGAAGTACAAGGTGGTCCTGGCCCCGGAGACGGGGGAGTTGAAGAGTGTGGCCCGCATTGTCCTGGTTCCCAATAAGAAAGTGGGCCTGCAGTTCCTGCAGAGACAGTGCTGAGCTGAGTCCCCACCTTGCTGGGGCTTGTCCTAGAGGCTCCAGCCCTGGCACAGTGGTTCCTGGCTGCCGCATGTCTCAgatgaggagggagagaaggaagccaCCAGACTTGAGAGGTGGGAGGAACTCCCTGCACTTCCCACAGACCCTGAGCTTTTGCCACTTCTATCATTTTTGAGCAACTCCCTCTCAGATAAAAGGCCACCGCTTTATCGCATTGCTGTCCTTGggtagaatataaaataaagggACTCTTATTTCTTATCGGagacctttgtcattttttttgacTACCCAGCATCTGAGGGAATTCCCCTTCTCCACTGAGTCATGGTGAGAGGCACAGCCACCCTGGTCCTTGGAAACTGAGAACACCTTTTGCTTTCCCAGACCTCACAAAGAGGCCTTGGTTTCACGTGGCACTGGTTGAGGCCACACCAAGCAGGAACTGCAGTGACTCCCGAGCACTGTGTCAGGCAAGTAGCAGTTGTAGAGAATAGAAACCACCCTCTTTGAACAGAAAGAGCAGAGATATAAGCAATGGGGTGCTACAAAAATTATTGGAGGTGCTCGAGACCAGGCTAGAGTTGACCTCTAGCAGGCACTGAGCAGCCTGGGgagcaccatgttggccacaatCAGGAGGATGAGAGTCTAGAAGCTATTGCTACAACTATTGGCTCTAGAGCTACTCCATTCAACTAAGTTCAAGTAGGTCTGTGCCGGCAAAACAAAACATGTCACACAGGATGACCCCCATCCTGCCTCTCAATACCCATGAAGTCAGCAGTAACTGGACTTGGACCTTTATGAATGCCTCGTGACTGCTCCTGATAGCAGAAAGGGCAGGGGCCTCTACCTCTCTTCCACCTTCCACATCTTTCACATACAGCTGAGAGGAGGAACCTAAGTCCTGCCTGGAGCACTAGCTGCAAGGGAGCCTAGGGATTATAGCTTTTAACTTTCCAGCCTCCTTAGTACAGGAAGCCCACTCGAAGGAAAGTGGGTTGCCATTGAGAGCCAATGCATTACGGCACTGGCTTGAAAATTCAGAGTCCCAGCAGTAAATTTTGGTAGagtcatagaaaaaaaatgaagttcactttctttttaaagaattaatttgattttttgagacagggtttcattctgtcacccagaccagagtgcagtggcgccatcttggctcactgcatcctcaacccaggctcaagcgactctcctactttagcctcctgagtagctggaactacaggcgcacatcaccttgcctgactgatttttttttttttttttttttgtagagatggggttttgccatgttgaccaggctggtctcgaactcccgagctcaagggatctgcctgccttggcctcccaaagtgctgggattacaggcatgagccaccgcgccaaccTAAAGTTCACTTTCTTGGGCCTGTGGGAATTATAGGGTttgaactcatttaaaaaattatgtcattGCCCTGATTAAAATACTTCAGAACTGCCCTCAGCCCTTAGGTCAAGTTCAAAGTTGTTACTGTGCTTCATAAGATCCACTGTGCCCTGGCACCCTGCACCCTGGCCGTGGTCACCCTTTCACAGCTGAGCCTGAATTCCTTGGATGTCTCTGAGCACATTATGCTCTTTCCAGCCTCAACACTTTGTATCTCCTGTCCCCACTCTTGGAACACGCTCTTCCCCAACTGTCATGTCATCACAGAGAGCTTGCTTTTTCTTAGgattcagctcaaatgtcactgcCTCTGCAGGGCCCTTCCTGACCTCTCCGAGCAATCCTGTGTCCCACCTTCCCCTTCCCTGCTTACAGAGCTGAGCTGTCAGCATGCTCACTTTGTTAGAGATCCAGCTCTCTCCCCAACTGTGAATCCCCTGAAGGGCACAAATCAGGCTTCTTTAATGTTGGATCCCAGTGTCTAACTGTGTCTAGTACCTAAgaggtgcttagtaaatgtttCCTGAAAAAGAGACTGGAAtagggggaagggaagaaaagggaaggggagaggaggacaCAGAGTTTTCTACATTGAGAAGGGGAACccagcttgtaatcccagcactttgggagaccaaggcaagtggaccacttgaggtcaggagttcaagaccagcctggccaacatggtgaaaccctgtatctactaaaaaaaaaaaccaaaaaaaacaaaacaaaaaaaaccaaaaattagctgggtgtggtggcatgcccttgtaatctcagctactagggaggctgaggcaggataatcgcttgaacccaggaggcagaggttgcagtgagccgaaactgtgcaactgcactccgacctgggtgacagagcaagacttcatctcaaaaagaaaataaagaaaaataaaagaagaaccTAGAGGGAATTGGGAGGAATTACTGATAATACAGATATGGCTCTCAACCCCTCCtgtgaagtgat
This region of Theropithecus gelada isolate Dixy chromosome 12, Tgel_1.0, whole genome shotgun sequence genomic DNA includes:
- the LOC112636454 gene encoding sterol 26-hydroxylase, mitochondrial — encoded protein: MAALGCARLRWALRGAGRGLCPHAARAKATIPTALPSDKATEAPGAGPGIRRRQRSLKEIPRLGQLRFFFQLFVQGYALQLHQLQVLYKAKYGPMWMSYLGPQMHVNLASAPLLEQVMRQEGKYPVRNDMELWKEHRDLHDLTYGPFTTEGHHWYQLRQALNQRLLKPAEAALYTDAFNEVIDDFMIRLDQLRAESASGNQVSDTAQLFYYFALEAICYILFEKRIGCLQRSIPEDTVTFVRSIGLMFQNSLYATFLPKWTRPVLPFWKRYLDGWNAIFSFGKKLIDEKLKDMEAQLQAEGPDGVQVSGYLHFLLASGQLSPREAMGSLPELLMAGVDTTSNTLTWALYHLSKDPEIQEALHEEVVGVVPAGQVPQHKDFAHLPLLKAVLKETLRLYPVVPTNSRIIEKEIEVDGFLFPKNTQFVFCHYVVSRDPTTFSEPESFQPHRWLRSSQPATPRIQHPFGSVPFGYGVRACLGRRIAELEMQLLLARLIQKYKVVLAPETGELKSVARIVLVPNKKVGLQFLQRQC